From Stenotrophomonas maltophilia, a single genomic window includes:
- the lepB gene encoding signal peptidase I — protein sequence MKLFEILLVVLTLASGLILLADKLYLAKRRAQRAGLLDSEPVLVDYSRAFFPVLAIVLIVRSFIAEPYKIPSSSMMPNLLIGDFILVNKFSYGLRLPISNTKIVPFGEPSRGDVVVFHFPGHSDNDPAKGENFIKRVIGVPGDTIVFEGDGVILNGEPLKYDNKGIYAGHKGQGEGANLLVEHLPGRTHTVLETDYPRGQGQWTVPAGKYLVMGDNRDNSDDGRFWGLLPEENLRGKAFLIWLNCQGWFCKDGFEPSRIGSSIN from the coding sequence ATGAAACTGTTTGAGATCCTCCTGGTCGTGCTGACCCTGGCCTCGGGCCTGATCCTGCTCGCGGACAAGCTGTACCTCGCCAAGCGCCGCGCCCAGCGCGCGGGCCTGCTCGATTCCGAGCCGGTGCTGGTGGACTACTCGCGTGCGTTCTTCCCGGTGCTGGCGATCGTGCTGATCGTGCGCAGCTTCATCGCCGAGCCGTACAAGATCCCGTCCAGCTCGATGATGCCGAACCTGCTGATCGGCGACTTCATCCTGGTCAACAAGTTCTCCTACGGCCTGCGCCTGCCGATCAGCAACACCAAGATCGTGCCGTTCGGCGAGCCGTCGCGTGGCGACGTGGTGGTGTTCCACTTCCCCGGCCACAGCGACAACGACCCGGCCAAGGGCGAGAACTTCATCAAGCGCGTGATCGGCGTGCCAGGTGACACCATCGTCTTCGAAGGCGACGGCGTGATCCTCAATGGCGAGCCGCTGAAGTACGACAACAAGGGCATCTATGCCGGCCACAAGGGCCAGGGCGAGGGCGCCAACCTGCTGGTCGAGCACCTGCCGGGCCGCACCCACACCGTGCTGGAGACCGACTATCCGCGTGGCCAGGGCCAGTGGACCGTGCCGGCCGGCAAGTACCTGGTGATGGGCGACAACCGTGACAACAGCGACGATGGCCGTTTCTGGGGCCTGCTGCCGGAAGAGAACCTGCGCGGCAAGGCCTTCCTGATCTGGCTGAACTGCCAGGGCTGGTTCTGCAAGGATGGCTTCGAGCCGTCGCGGATCGGCTCGAGCATCAACTGA